The Microlunatus soli genome contains the following window.
TGACGCGTTGATGAATCCCGATCAGCATCCGGCCCGCACCGAAGGGCTCCGTCCGATGGTGGCAGCCTCCGTGCGCAAGTGGCTGGACGGCAGCCGGGTGACCGTGCAGCCGGTGATCGACCCCGACAACATCCAACCCGTTGACAGCTACGAGACGCCGCCGCGGATAGCCGAGGCGATCTTCACCCGGTCACCGGGCAGTGTCTTCCCGTGGTCCAGCTCTCTGGGTCGCAATCTTGATCATGATCACACGATCTCCTACGTCCCGCCACCGGAGGGTCCGCCGGGTCAGACCGGCGTTCACAGTCTCGGACTTCTGAACCGACCCGAACTCCGAGGTAAGACCTTCCTCATCGTTCGTGTCAGGCAGCCACAGCCCGGAGTCTTCGTGTGGCGCACCGATTATGGACGGGTGATCATCACCAACCCGGCCGGCACCCACGATCTCGGCACCGGCAGTTTTCCCGACACCATCTGGGAAGCAGTCAAACACTGCGGGCTGCTCGCAAACACGCAGCAATCCTGAGGCCTTCGCCCGCGGGCACAGCGCGAATCGTGTGATCGCGTTGTGCCCCGACCACGGAATGCCTGACGCTGAATCACGCCCAGGTCAGCTGGAGCGCCGCAGACCTACCTGGTTGGAGATCCTGGCCAGGCGATCACCCGTGATGCCGGACACCAGGAGACAATGAGCAACTCCACGGAGCGGCTGACTGACGCATACCAGCCGACAAATGGTCCGAGACACGGCTGAGGTCTGCGCCATATCATCTGTGATATGACGACGAGCGTCCATGAGTACACCGAGATCACCGATGCCGATCAGCTGACCGAGGTGATCGGGGAAGCGCTGCCGGCGGTCCGCAACAAGGAACGCGACCGGCTGGATGATCTTGATGTGCAGTGGCTGGCGGCGTCGCCGTTCTGTGTTGTGGCCACCTCCGACGCCGAGGGCAATGTCGACGCCTCGCCCAAGGGCGATCCGGCCGGTCAGTTGGCGTACGTGATCGACGATCGGACGATCGCGATCGCCGAACGTCCGGGCAACCGCCGGGCCGATGGCTATCACAACATCCTGTCCAACCCGCATGTCGGATTGATCTTCCTGATCCCGGGTCGGGGCGACACCCTGCGGATCAACGGCCGGGCTCGGCTGGTGCGCGATGCGCCGTTCTTCGACGCGATGATCGTCAAGGGGCATCGGCCGGTGCTGGCGGTCGTCGTCGAGATCGACACGATCTTCCATCACTGTGCGAAGGCGTTCCTGCGGTCCAAGCTGTGGCAGCCGGACAGTTGGAAGCTCGACGCCGTTCCGTCCCGTGCGGAGCTGGCCAAGAAGCTGGACAAGAAGGACGCCGATCTCGACGAGCTGCGGACCTACTACGACGAGGCGAACTACGCCAAGAAGCTTTACCAGGCCTAGCGGGCTAGGGTTCGGGTCGTGGCAAGCAAGACCCGGCAACCAGAACAACAGGCGCCGCCCGTGCAGCGGCTCCGGATCCGTTACGCCAAGCGCGGCCGGTTGCGGTTCACCAGCCATCGCGACTTCGGCCGTGCCTTCGAACGCGCACTGCGACGGGCCGGCATCCCGATGGCGTACTCGTCGGGGTTCTCCCCGCACCCGCGGATCTCCTATTCGACGGCCTCGCCGACCGGCGCGGCCAGCGAAGCGGAGTACCTGGAGATCGCCCTGGCCCAGGTGTGTGTACCCGAGTTGGTGAAGTCGGAGCTGGATCGCGCACTGCCACCGGGTCTGGACGTGCTCGGCGTCGTGGAATCCGACGGGTCGTCGCTCGCCGACCGGCTGACCGGATCGGCCTGGCGGATCGAGTTGCCAGGAGTCGCACCCGACGTGATCAGCGCGGCGGTCACGACGTTCCTGGCGGCCGATAGCGCTCCGGCCGAGCGGATGACCAAGAACGGTCTGCGCACCTTCGATGCCCGGGAGTCGGTGCTTCGTTTGGTCGCCGACGATCAGGGGATGGAGCTGGTCACCCGACACCTGACGCCGCTGGTCAGGCCGGATGACGTCCTCGGGGCGATGACCAGGCTGCTGCCGGCCTTCGCGCCGTCGCAGCCACTGATCACCCGGTTGCGCCAAGGTGAGGTCAATCACACCACAGGAGACATCGTCGAGCCCTTCTGAGTGTTTGCCGGGGCAATGGTCGGGCGGCTACCCACTCTGTGGGATACTGGGTCCAGACGAGGACATCACCAGTGAGAGGTAGTCCGCCGTCGATCTGCAGGACAGTCCCGAGCGGGGTGACAGCTCGCTGCCGGGACACGCGCGACCAGGACCGCGACGAGGGAACGCCGGCTGACGGCAGCTCGACCGCGGCAGGATCGCGTGGCTCGTTCTGCACCGGATAAGGCTTTGCGACCTCGTGTCGCGTACGACATTCGGCGCGTTTGTCACGCGCCGTGGAGGATCCTGGATGCTCGATTCAGAGCCCGAGAACAACACCGGCGCCGATTCGGCTGCCGCACAGACGCCACCCACCCGCCGCCGCGCAGCAAGCCGACCGGCCGGGCCGCCGCGGACGGTCGAGACCCCGACCAGCCCGGCCGAGGACGCCGCCGCTGAAACGACGGAGCCGGCGAAGAAGACGACCGCCAAAAAGGCTCCGGCCAAGAAGGCGGCTGCCAAGAAGAGCACCGCGAAAAAGGCGCCGGCCAAGAAGACCACCGCCAAGAAGACCGCGGCGAAGAAGACCGCGGCGAAGAAGACCACCACGAAGAAGGCGGCGGCCGCCACCATGACGGCCGAAGCCGAGCCGGCCGAGCAGCCGACCCTGGACTCGGTCGAACCGGTCGACGAGCCCGCCGCCAAGGCCCCGGCGAAGAAGACGCCGGCGAAGAAGACGGCGAAGAAGGCTGCCGCGAAGAAGACGACGACGCGCAAGAGGACGACGCGTAAGACGGCCGCGAGCGAGCAGGAGTCGGAGCCGGAGAGCGTCGAGACGGCTCCCGCGGAGCCCGTTGACACCCCCGTTGAGCCGGTTGGTCCCGGTGAGCCGGTTGGTCCCGGTGAGCCGGTTGGTCCCGGTGAGCCGGTTGGCCCCGGTGAGCCGGTTGCCCCCGTTGAGACCGCTGCCGAGCCGGTTGAAGCTGCCGCCGAGCCGGTTGAAGCTGCCGCCGAGCCGGTTGTGGAGCCCGCCGAGACCGACGCCGCGATCGAGGCGGCGATCCAGTCCGCCATGAACGCCGCTGCCCGCGCCGAGCAGGACTCCGGCGACGAGACCGATGACGCGCAGGACTCTGCGGAGTCCGACAACTCAGACGATTCGGACGATTCCGACGAATCGCCCGAGGGGCAGTCCGAGGGCGGCTCCCGGCGTCGCCGTCGGCGTCGTGGTGGCCGCCGACGCCGCCGCGGTCGGGATCGTGACGACGACTCCGAGTCCTCCGACAACGCCGACTCACAGCACTCCGACACCTCCGCCGACGACAAGCAGTCCGAAGCGACCAAGGACCAGGCCGACAACAAGAAGGCCGACGACAACAAGTCCGACGACAACAAGTCCGACGATGACGGCGACTCGGGTGAGGACGGGGGCCGTCGGCGTCGGCGGCGTCGGCGCCGTCGTCGTGGCGAGGACACCGGCGGTTCGGCTGACGATCCGAGCGATGTCGTCGTCCGGGTCCGGGAGCCGCGGAAGGCGTCCGACCAGGTCACCGGCATCGACGGCTCGACCCGGATGGAGGCCAAGCGGCAGCGTCGGCGGGAGGGCCGCGAGGCCGGCCGTCGTCGGGCACCGATCATCAGCGAGGCCGAGTTCCTGGCTCGCCGCGAGTCGGTCAACCGCAAGATGGTCATCCGGCAGCGCGACGATCTGGCCCAGATCGCGGTCCTCGAGGACGGCATCCTGGTCGAGCATTATGTCGACCGGGAGAGCGCCAACTCGCTGATCGGCAATGTCTACCTCGGCCGGGTGCAGAACGTGCTGCCCTCGATGGAAGCAGCGTTCATCGACATCGGCCGCGGACGCAACGCCGTGCTGTATGCCGGCGAGGTCGACTGGGACTCGTTCGGTGCGAACGGACCGGACCGCAAGGTCGAGAAGGTGCTGAAGTCCGGCCAGACCGTCCTGGTCCAGGTCACCAAGGACCCGGTCGGCGCCAAGGGTGCCCGGCTCACCAACCACGTCTCGATCCCGGGCCGCTACGTCGTGTACGCACCCGGCGGCCATCTGTCCGGAATCTCCCGCAAGCTGCCCGACACCGAGCGCAAGCGGCTGAAGGAGATCCTCGACGAAGCCGTCGGCGAGACGGCCAGCGTGATCGTCCGCACCGCTGCTGAGGGTGCGAGCGAGGAGGAGCTGACCCGCGACGTCAACCGGCTGAAGGCACAGTGGGAGGACATCGAGAAGAAGGTCAAGAGCGGTTCGGCACCGCAGCAGCTGTATGCCGAGCCCGACCTGACCCTCCGGATCGTCCGGGACCTCTTCACCGAGGACTTCGCCGAGCTGATCATCCAGGGCAACGGCTCCACCACCGACGCCTTCGACGCGATCGAGGGCTACGTCCAGCACGTCGCGCCGCACCTCGTCGACCGGATGAAGCGTTGGGACGCCGAGTCCGCCGGTGATCTGTTCGGCAGCTACCGGCTGGACGAGCAGATCGCCAAGGGGCTGGAGCGCAAGGTGTTCCTGCCGTCGGGTGGCTCGCTGATCATCGACCGCACCGAGGCGATGACCGTGATCGACGTCAACACCGGCAAGTTCACCGGCAGCGGCGGCAACCTCGAGGCCACCATCACCTCCAACA
Protein-coding sequences here:
- a CDS encoding pyridoxamine 5'-phosphate oxidase family protein yields the protein MTTSVHEYTEITDADQLTEVIGEALPAVRNKERDRLDDLDVQWLAASPFCVVATSDAEGNVDASPKGDPAGQLAYVIDDRTIAIAERPGNRRADGYHNILSNPHVGLIFLIPGRGDTLRINGRARLVRDAPFFDAMIVKGHRPVLAVVVEIDTIFHHCAKAFLRSKLWQPDSWKLDAVPSRAELAKKLDKKDADLDELRTYYDEANYAKKLYQA
- a CDS encoding TIGR03936 family radical SAM-associated protein yields the protein MASKTRQPEQQAPPVQRLRIRYAKRGRLRFTSHRDFGRAFERALRRAGIPMAYSSGFSPHPRISYSTASPTGAASEAEYLEIALAQVCVPELVKSELDRALPPGLDVLGVVESDGSSLADRLTGSAWRIELPGVAPDVISAAVTTFLAADSAPAERMTKNGLRTFDARESVLRLVADDQGMELVTRHLTPLVRPDDVLGAMTRLLPAFAPSQPLITRLRQGEVNHTTGDIVEPF
- a CDS encoding Rne/Rng family ribonuclease, with protein sequence MLDSEPENNTGADSAAAQTPPTRRRAASRPAGPPRTVETPTSPAEDAAAETTEPAKKTTAKKAPAKKAAAKKSTAKKAPAKKTTAKKTAAKKTAAKKTTTKKAAAATMTAEAEPAEQPTLDSVEPVDEPAAKAPAKKTPAKKTAKKAAAKKTTTRKRTTRKTAASEQESEPESVETAPAEPVDTPVEPVGPGEPVGPGEPVGPGEPVGPGEPVAPVETAAEPVEAAAEPVEAAAEPVVEPAETDAAIEAAIQSAMNAAARAEQDSGDETDDAQDSAESDNSDDSDDSDESPEGQSEGGSRRRRRRRGGRRRRRGRDRDDDSESSDNADSQHSDTSADDKQSEATKDQADNKKADDNKSDDNKSDDDGDSGEDGGRRRRRRRRRRRGEDTGGSADDPSDVVVRVREPRKASDQVTGIDGSTRMEAKRQRRREGREAGRRRAPIISEAEFLARRESVNRKMVIRQRDDLAQIAVLEDGILVEHYVDRESANSLIGNVYLGRVQNVLPSMEAAFIDIGRGRNAVLYAGEVDWDSFGANGPDRKVEKVLKSGQTVLVQVTKDPVGAKGARLTNHVSIPGRYVVYAPGGHLSGISRKLPDTERKRLKEILDEAVGETASVIVRTAAEGASEEELTRDVNRLKAQWEDIEKKVKSGSAPQQLYAEPDLTLRIVRDLFTEDFAELIIQGNGSTTDAFDAIEGYVQHVAPHLVDRMKRWDAESAGDLFGSYRLDEQIAKGLERKVFLPSGGSLIIDRTEAMTVIDVNTGKFTGSGGNLEATITSNNLEAAEEIVRQLRLRDIGGIIVIDFIDMVLPSNRELLLRRLVECLGRDRTRHQVAEVTSLGLVQMTRKRIGTGLLEAFSTECPHCHGRGVELHEMPVADAKLSDGGSRDEQNSGGGRSGRGGRRNRGRRGGGRDNNSDNGNSDNGNGGDDSSSKEANSEKAPVS